In one window of Streptomyces sp. NBC_01224 DNA:
- a CDS encoding aldose epimerase family protein yields MDTGSSTALRTEEFGTLADGAVVHRWTLERDGTRVRVLTYGGIVQSVEVPGRDGVRADVALALPDLAGYETYSGPYFGALVGRYANRIGGACFELDGQTHRVTRNEGRNHVHGGARGFDKRVWQAREVADGVRLSLVSEGGEEGFPGRLAVSATYTLDEGGALRIAYRATTDAPTVLNLTNHTYWNLAGGDSGSALGQVLRIAAGQITPADAESLPTGEFLPVDGTRFDFREPKPVGAGYDHNFVLDGVRSGPAAELYDAVSGRVLTVTTTEPGMQLYTADHFDGRPFGPCAGIALETQHFPDSPNRPEFPSTVLRPGEEYVSTTVYGFAVR; encoded by the coding sequence ATGGACACGGGTTCGAGCACGGCGCTGCGTACGGAAGAGTTCGGCACCCTCGCGGACGGCGCCGTGGTGCACCGCTGGACGCTTGAGCGGGACGGTACGCGGGTGCGTGTCCTGACGTACGGCGGCATCGTGCAGTCGGTCGAGGTGCCCGGCCGGGACGGGGTGCGGGCGGATGTGGCGCTCGCGCTGCCGGATCTCGCCGGGTACGAGACGTATTCGGGTCCGTATTTCGGCGCGCTGGTCGGGCGGTACGCGAACCGGATCGGTGGTGCCTGTTTCGAACTGGACGGGCAGACACACCGGGTGACGCGCAATGAGGGGCGCAACCATGTGCACGGCGGGGCCCGGGGCTTCGACAAGCGCGTGTGGCAGGCGCGGGAGGTGGCGGACGGTGTCCGGCTCTCCCTGGTCTCCGAGGGCGGCGAGGAGGGCTTCCCGGGACGCCTCGCGGTGTCGGCGACGTACACCCTGGACGAGGGCGGGGCGCTGCGGATCGCGTACCGGGCGACGACGGACGCCCCGACGGTGCTGAACCTGACGAATCACACGTACTGGAATCTCGCGGGCGGCGACAGTGGCAGCGCGCTCGGGCAGGTGCTGCGGATCGCGGCCGGGCAGATCACTCCGGCGGACGCCGAGTCGCTCCCGACGGGCGAGTTCCTGCCGGTGGACGGGACCCGGTTCGACTTCCGTGAGCCGAAGCCGGTCGGCGCGGGCTACGACCACAACTTCGTGCTGGACGGTGTCCGCTCGGGCCCGGCGGCCGAGCTGTACGACGCGGTGTCGGGGCGCGTCCTGACCGTCACCACGACGGAGCCCGGGATGCAGCTGTACACGGCGGACCACTTCGACGGGCGGCCGTTCGGGCCCTGTGCCGGGATCGCGCTGGAGACCCAGCACTTCCCGGACTCCCCGAACCGGCCCGAGTTCCCGAGCACGGTGCTGCGGCCGGGCGAGGAGTACGTCTCGACGACGGTGTACGGATTCGCGGTGCGCTGA
- a CDS encoding SGNH/GDSL hydrolase family protein, which yields MQDRSARHRSRTVAAVLTAVSLLGTAALTGCDADRDGTTKGATAEKRRPPAKPGPLWDRRPGSVAAVGDSITRGFDACSVLADCPEVSWATGTDSGVRSLAVRLLGESGAAERSWNHAETGARIAQLPEQMALAAKEKPDLVTVMIGANDACRDSARIMTPVADFRASFEASMRQLRAGAPKAQVYVSSVPDLKRLWSTGRGNALGKQIWKLGICQSMLGDADDMGARAVARRTSVQERVVAYNDVLRKVCAKDRRCRYDGGAVFDYRFTGKQLSQWDWFHPGRNGQARLAEIAYRNVTSARPPA from the coding sequence ATGCAGGATCGTTCCGCCCGCCACCGTTCGCGTACCGTGGCCGCCGTCCTGACGGCCGTCTCGTTGCTCGGCACGGCCGCTCTGACCGGCTGCGACGCCGACCGGGACGGGACGACGAAGGGGGCGACGGCCGAAAAGCGGCGGCCGCCCGCCAAGCCGGGCCCGCTCTGGGACCGCAGACCGGGGTCGGTGGCCGCCGTCGGTGACTCCATCACCCGCGGTTTCGACGCCTGTTCCGTGCTGGCGGACTGTCCGGAGGTGTCCTGGGCGACCGGCACGGACAGCGGGGTGCGCAGCCTCGCCGTACGGCTGCTCGGTGAGTCGGGGGCCGCCGAGCGCAGCTGGAACCATGCCGAGACGGGGGCCAGGATCGCGCAGTTGCCGGAGCAGATGGCGCTGGCCGCGAAGGAGAAGCCGGATCTGGTGACGGTGATGATCGGCGCCAATGACGCCTGCCGGGATTCGGCACGGATCATGACCCCGGTGGCGGATTTCCGGGCGTCGTTCGAGGCTTCGATGCGTCAGTTGCGCGCCGGGGCGCCGAAGGCGCAGGTGTATGTGTCGAGCGTGCCGGATCTCAAGCGGCTCTGGTCGACGGGGCGCGGAAATGCGCTGGGCAAGCAGATCTGGAAGCTGGGGATCTGCCAGTCGATGCTGGGTGACGCGGACGACATGGGCGCGCGCGCCGTGGCCCGGCGCACCTCGGTGCAGGAGCGGGTCGTGGCGTACAACGACGTGCTGCGGAAAGTCTGTGCGAAGGATCGGCGCTGCCGTTACGACGGCGGGGCGGTTTTCGACTACCGGTTCACCGGCAAGCAGCTCAGCCAGTGGGACTGGTTCCATCCGGGGCGGAACGGGCAGGCGCGGCTGGCGGAGATCGCGTACCGCAATGTCACCTCGGCCCGGCCCCCGGCGTAG
- a CDS encoding DUF3145 domain-containing protein, whose product MTTRGVLYVHSAPRALCPHVEWAVAGVLGVRVQLDWIRQPAAPGTWRSEFSWQARPGTASKLASALRGWDLLRFEVTAEPSPTSEGERYSSTPELGIFHAVTGMHGDILVPEDRLRAALARSVRGETDLEAEIAKLLGKPWDDELESFRHAGEGAPVRWLHQVV is encoded by the coding sequence GTGACGACACGTGGAGTTCTGTACGTTCACTCCGCACCGCGCGCGCTCTGCCCCCATGTCGAATGGGCGGTGGCGGGTGTCCTCGGTGTGCGGGTCCAGCTGGACTGGATCAGACAGCCGGCCGCGCCCGGTACCTGGCGGTCCGAGTTCTCCTGGCAGGCCAGGCCCGGCACGGCGTCGAAGCTGGCCTCCGCGCTGCGCGGCTGGGATCTGCTGCGCTTCGAGGTGACGGCTGAGCCGAGTCCCACGTCGGAGGGCGAGCGCTACAGCTCCACGCCCGAACTGGGCATCTTCCACGCCGTCACCGGCATGCACGGCGACATTCTGGTGCCCGAGGACCGGTTGCGGGCGGCGCTGGCGCGGTCGGTGCGGGGCGAGACCGACCTGGAGGCCGAGATCGCCAAGCTGCTCGGCAAGCCGTGGGACGACGAGTTGGAGTCCTTCCGCCACGCGGGAGAGGGCGCGCCGGTGCGGTGGCTGCACCAGGTGGTGTGA
- the fabF gene encoding beta-ketoacyl-ACP synthase II: MNSTNRTVVVTGIGATTPLGGDSASTWEGLMAGRSGVKPLEGERFAELPVRIAAIAAVDPGDVLPRPLARKLDRSAQFALIAAREAWADAGFTGKAGEDDKVQPERLGSVIASGIGGVITLLDQYDVLKEKGVRRVSPHTVPMLMPNGPAANVGLEVNAQAGVHTPVSACASGAEAIGYAVEMIRTGRADVVLAGGTEAAIHPLPIAAFANMMAMSKHNEEPEKASRPYDTGRDGFVLGEGSGIVVLESAEHAAARGAKVYCEVLGQGLSADAHHIAQPEPTGRGIAAAMQNLLDQTDLKPSEVVHLNAHATSTPQGDVAELKALRKVLGDDLDHVAISATKSMTGHLLGGAGGIETVATVLALHHRMAPPTINVEHLDEAVEADIVRDEPRPLPEGSIAAINNSFGFGGHNVVLAFRSV, translated from the coding sequence GTGAACTCGACCAATCGCACCGTGGTCGTCACCGGTATCGGCGCAACCACTCCGCTGGGTGGCGACTCGGCGTCGACCTGGGAAGGTCTGATGGCCGGTCGTTCCGGCGTCAAGCCTCTCGAGGGCGAACGTTTCGCCGAATTGCCCGTCCGGATCGCCGCGATCGCGGCCGTCGACCCGGGCGACGTCCTGCCCCGCCCGCTCGCCCGCAAACTGGACCGCTCGGCGCAGTTCGCGCTGATCGCGGCCCGCGAGGCGTGGGCGGACGCCGGCTTCACCGGCAAGGCCGGTGAGGACGACAAGGTCCAGCCCGAGCGGCTGGGCTCGGTCATCGCCTCCGGTATCGGCGGCGTGATCACCCTGCTCGACCAGTACGACGTGCTCAAGGAGAAGGGCGTACGCCGCGTCTCCCCGCACACCGTGCCCATGCTCATGCCCAACGGCCCGGCCGCCAACGTCGGCCTGGAGGTCAACGCCCAGGCCGGTGTGCACACTCCGGTCTCCGCCTGCGCCTCGGGCGCGGAGGCGATCGGGTACGCCGTCGAGATGATCCGCACCGGCCGTGCCGATGTGGTCCTCGCCGGTGGCACCGAGGCGGCGATCCACCCGCTGCCGATCGCCGCGTTCGCCAACATGATGGCGATGTCCAAGCACAACGAGGAGCCCGAGAAGGCCTCCCGTCCGTACGACACGGGCCGTGACGGCTTCGTCCTCGGCGAGGGTTCCGGGATCGTCGTCCTGGAGTCCGCGGAGCACGCCGCCGCGCGTGGCGCCAAGGTCTACTGCGAGGTGCTGGGCCAGGGTCTGTCCGCTGACGCCCACCACATCGCGCAGCCCGAGCCGACCGGTCGTGGCATCGCCGCCGCGATGCAGAACCTGCTGGACCAGACGGACCTCAAGCCGTCCGAGGTCGTGCACCTCAACGCGCACGCCACGTCGACACCGCAGGGCGATGTCGCGGAGCTGAAGGCTCTGCGCAAGGTTCTGGGCGACGACCTCGACCACGTCGCGATCTCCGCGACGAAGTCGATGACCGGTCACCTCCTCGGTGGCGCGGGCGGCATCGAGACCGTCGCGACGGTCCTGGCGCTGCACCACCGGATGGCTCCGCCGACGATCAACGTGGAGCACCTCGACGAGGCGGTGGAGGCGGACATCGTGCGCGACGAGCCCCGGCCGCTGCCGGAGGGGTCGATCGCCGCCATCAACAACTCGTTCGGCTTCGGCGGTCACAACGTGGTCCTGGCGTTCCGCAGCGTCTGA
- a CDS encoding acyl carrier protein, whose translation MAATQEEIVNGLAEIVNEIAGIPVEDVQLDKSFTDDLDVDSLSMVEVVVAAEERFDVKIPDEDVKNLKTVGDAADYILKHQA comes from the coding sequence ATGGCCGCCACCCAGGAAGAGATCGTCAACGGTCTCGCCGAGATCGTCAACGAGATCGCCGGTATCCCGGTCGAGGACGTCCAGCTGGACAAGTCCTTCACCGACGACCTGGACGTCGACTCGCTGTCCATGGTCGAGGTCGTCGTCGCCGCCGAGGAGCGCTTCGACGTCAAGATCCCCGACGAGGACGTCAAGAACCTCAAGACGGTCGGCGACGCTGCCGACTACATCCTCAAGCACCAGGCCTGA
- a CDS encoding ketoacyl-ACP synthase III yields the protein MSKIKPSQGAPYARIMGVGGYRPTRVVPNEVILETIDSSDEWIRSRSGIATRHWASEEETVAAMSVEASGKAIADAGITPEQIGAVIVSTVSHFKQTPAIATEIAHKVGAGKPAAFDISAGCAGFGYGLTLAKGMIVEGSAEYVLVIGVERLSDLTDKEDRATAFLFGDGAGAVVVGPSKVPAIGPTVWGSEGDKSETIKQTVAWDEFHAERPEKFPAITQEGQAVFRWAVFEMAKVAQQALDAAGIAPKDLDVFIPHQANMRIIDSMVKTLKLPENVTVARDVETTGNTSAASIPLAMERLLATGQAKSGDTALVIGFGAGLVYAATVVTLP from the coding sequence ATGTCGAAGATCAAGCCCAGTCAGGGCGCCCCGTACGCACGCATCATGGGTGTCGGCGGCTACCGTCCGACCCGTGTCGTGCCCAACGAGGTGATCCTCGAGACGATCGACTCGTCCGACGAGTGGATCCGCTCGCGCTCCGGCATCGCCACCCGCCACTGGGCCTCCGAGGAGGAGACCGTGGCCGCGATGTCCGTGGAGGCGTCCGGGAAGGCCATCGCCGATGCCGGGATCACGCCCGAGCAGATCGGCGCCGTGATCGTCTCCACCGTCTCGCACTTCAAGCAGACCCCGGCCATCGCGACCGAGATCGCCCACAAGGTCGGCGCGGGCAAGCCCGCCGCCTTCGACATCTCGGCCGGCTGCGCGGGCTTCGGCTACGGACTGACCCTCGCCAAGGGCATGATCGTCGAGGGTTCGGCGGAGTACGTTCTCGTCATCGGCGTGGAGCGGCTCAGCGACCTCACGGACAAGGAGGACCGCGCGACGGCCTTCCTCTTCGGCGACGGCGCCGGCGCGGTCGTCGTCGGCCCCTCCAAGGTGCCGGCCATAGGCCCGACCGTCTGGGGCTCCGAGGGCGACAAGTCCGAGACGATCAAGCAGACCGTGGCGTGGGACGAGTTCCACGCCGAGCGCCCGGAGAAGTTCCCGGCCATCACGCAGGAGGGCCAGGCGGTCTTCCGCTGGGCCGTCTTCGAGATGGCGAAGGTCGCCCAGCAGGCGCTGGACGCGGCCGGGATCGCCCCGAAAGACCTGGACGTCTTCATTCCGCACCAGGCCAACATGCGGATCATCGACTCGATGGTGAAGACCCTGAAGCTGCCGGAGAACGTCACGGTCGCCCGTGACGTGGAGACCACCGGCAACACCTCGGCCGCCTCGATTCCGCTCGCTATGGAGCGGCTTCTGGCGACCGGTCAGGCGAAGAGCGGCGACACCGCGCTCGTCATCGGCTTCGGGGCGGGTCTCGTCTACGCCGCGACGGTCGTTACTCTCCCCTAG
- a CDS encoding ACP S-malonyltransferase: protein MLVLVAPGQGAQTPGFLTPWLELPGAADRIAAWSDAIELDLAHYGTEADAEAIRDTAVAQPLLVAAGLLSAAALNASPDVVAGHSVGEITAAALAGVIGDEAALRLVRTRGLAMADAAAATETGMAALLGGDPDVTVPHLEKLGLTPANVNGGGQIVAAGTAAQIAALSEDKPEGVRRVVPLKVAGAFHTRHMAPAVDRLREAALKLKIADPTVTYVSNADGKPVAIGDEVVSRLVGQVANPVRWDLCMETFKEMGVTALIEACPGGTLTGLAKRAMPGVQTLALKTPDDLDAARALISEHAGA, encoded by the coding sequence GTGCTCGTACTCGTCGCTCCCGGCCAAGGCGCCCAGACGCCCGGCTTCCTGACTCCCTGGCTCGAACTCCCCGGTGCCGCCGACCGCATCGCGGCCTGGTCCGACGCCATCGAGCTCGACCTCGCCCACTACGGCACCGAGGCCGACGCCGAGGCGATCCGTGACACCGCGGTGGCACAGCCGCTGCTGGTCGCCGCCGGTCTGCTGTCCGCCGCCGCGCTCAACGCGTCGCCCGACGTCGTCGCAGGTCACAGCGTGGGCGAGATCACCGCAGCCGCCCTCGCCGGAGTCATCGGCGACGAGGCCGCACTCCGTCTCGTACGTACCCGTGGGCTCGCCATGGCCGACGCCGCGGCGGCCACCGAGACCGGCATGGCGGCGCTGCTCGGCGGCGATCCCGACGTGACGGTCCCGCACCTGGAGAAGCTCGGGCTGACCCCGGCGAACGTCAACGGTGGCGGCCAGATCGTCGCCGCCGGCACCGCCGCGCAGATCGCCGCGCTGAGCGAGGACAAGCCCGAGGGCGTACGCCGCGTGGTGCCCCTCAAGGTCGCCGGCGCCTTCCACACGCGCCACATGGCGCCCGCCGTCGACCGGCTGCGCGAGGCCGCCCTGAAGCTGAAGATCGCCGACCCGACCGTGACATATGTCTCGAACGCCGACGGGAAGCCCGTTGCCATCGGCGACGAGGTCGTCTCGCGGCTGGTCGGCCAGGTGGCCAACCCGGTCCGCTGGGACCTGTGCATGGAGACCTTCAAGGAGATGGGCGTCACGGCTCTCATCGAGGCGTGCCCCGGCGGCACCCTCACGGGTCTCGCCAAGCGCGCGATGCCCGGTGTGCAGACCCTCGCGCTCAAGACCCCCGACGACCTCGACGCGGCCCGCGCGCTCATCTCCGAGCACGCGGGCGCCTAA
- a CDS encoding PucR family transcriptional regulator, whose product MPRPDPEQPAANAAHLHAATLKRLEQSSGRLAANAIARMDESLPWYRAMPPENRSWIGLVAQAGIAAFTEWFRHPETPQAISTDVFGTAPRELTRAITLRQTVEMVRTTIEVMEAAIEEVAAPGDESVLREALLVYAREIAFATAQVYAQAAEARGAWDARLESLVVNAVLSGEADEGAVSRAAALGWNSPEHVCVLLGTAPDGDSELTVEAIRRAARHAKLQVLTGVLGNRLVVIAGGSDNPLQVAKALIGPYAAGPVVAGPVVPDLLAATRSAQAAAAGLKACSAWQDAPRPVLADDLLPERAMAGDPAARDQLVEEIYRPLEEAGSALLETLSVYLEQASSLEGAARMLFVHPNTVRYRLRRVTDVTGWSPSDVRSAFTLRIALILGRLAARDPQS is encoded by the coding sequence GTGCCCCGACCCGATCCTGAGCAGCCCGCTGCGAACGCCGCCCACCTGCATGCCGCGACCCTGAAACGGCTGGAGCAGTCCTCCGGCCGGCTGGCCGCCAATGCGATCGCCCGCATGGACGAGTCACTGCCGTGGTACCGGGCGATGCCACCGGAGAACCGGTCCTGGATCGGACTGGTGGCCCAGGCCGGGATCGCGGCGTTCACCGAGTGGTTCCGGCATCCGGAGACCCCGCAGGCCATCTCCACCGATGTGTTCGGTACGGCTCCGCGCGAGCTGACCCGGGCGATCACCCTGCGGCAGACCGTCGAGATGGTGCGTACGACGATCGAGGTCATGGAGGCCGCGATCGAGGAGGTCGCCGCGCCCGGCGACGAGTCGGTGCTGCGTGAGGCGCTGCTCGTCTACGCGCGGGAGATCGCCTTCGCGACCGCCCAGGTGTACGCGCAGGCCGCCGAGGCCCGCGGCGCCTGGGACGCCCGGCTGGAATCGCTCGTGGTGAACGCGGTGCTGTCCGGCGAGGCCGACGAGGGCGCCGTGTCACGCGCCGCGGCGCTCGGCTGGAACTCCCCCGAGCACGTGTGCGTGCTGCTCGGTACGGCCCCGGACGGCGACAGCGAACTGACGGTGGAGGCGATCCGGCGAGCCGCCCGGCACGCGAAGCTCCAGGTCCTGACCGGGGTGCTCGGCAACCGACTGGTCGTCATCGCGGGTGGCAGCGACAACCCGCTGCAGGTCGCGAAGGCGCTGATCGGCCCGTACGCCGCAGGTCCGGTCGTCGCCGGGCCCGTGGTGCCCGACCTGCTGGCGGCCACCCGGTCCGCGCAGGCGGCGGCTGCCGGGCTCAAGGCGTGCAGCGCCTGGCAGGACGCCCCGCGGCCGGTGCTGGCCGACGATCTGCTGCCGGAGCGCGCGATGGCGGGCGACCCCGCCGCACGGGACCAATTGGTGGAGGAGATCTACAGACCGCTGGAAGAAGCGGGTTCTGCACTCCTGGAGACACTGAGTGTGTATCTGGAGCAGGCGAGCAGCCTGGAGGGCGCGGCCAGGATGCTCTTCGTCCACCCCAATACCGTGCGCTACCGGCTCCGACGTGTGACTGACGTCACCGGATGGTCGCCTTCCGATGTCCGCTCTGCGTTCACTCTGCGAATCGCCCTGATCCTGGGGCGCTTGGCCGCCAGAGATCCGCAGTCCTAG
- a CDS encoding pirin family protein: MISVHRAEDRFLGGDRAAGILSRHAFSFGSFYDPDNLRFGAILACNSERLAPGAGFDEHPHSHTEIVTWVVEGELTHRDTTGHATVVRAGDLQHLRAAAGVRHVERNDGDGPLTFIQMWLAPLEPGGEPSYTIVPGIADSTPYALPAAGAMLHVRRLAPEERTAVPDAARVYVHVVAGGVRLGDEELEAGDSVRITGEEGLELVADDAAEVLIWELSA, translated from the coding sequence GTGATTTCCGTACACCGCGCCGAAGACCGCTTCCTGGGCGGGGACCGGGCCGCCGGCATCCTGTCCCGGCACGCCTTCTCCTTCGGCAGCTTCTACGACCCGGACAATCTGCGCTTCGGCGCGATCCTGGCGTGCAACTCGGAACGGCTGGCGCCCGGTGCGGGCTTCGACGAACACCCCCACAGCCACACGGAGATCGTCACCTGGGTCGTCGAGGGCGAGCTGACCCACCGCGATACGACCGGTCACGCCACGGTCGTACGGGCCGGGGACCTCCAGCACCTCAGAGCGGCGGCCGGGGTGCGTCACGTCGAGCGCAACGACGGGGACGGCCCGCTGACGTTCATCCAGATGTGGCTGGCACCGCTCGAACCGGGCGGTGAACCCTCGTACACGATCGTTCCCGGCATCGCCGACTCCACTCCGTACGCCCTCCCGGCGGCCGGTGCGATGCTGCACGTACGCAGACTGGCTCCCGAGGAGCGCACGGCGGTGCCGGACGCGGCGCGGGTGTACGTCCATGTGGTGGCCGGGGGCGTGCGGCTCGGCGACGAGGAACTGGAGGCGGGCGACTCGGTGCGGATCACCGGGGAGGAGGGGCTGGAGCTGGTGGCGGACGACGCGGCCGAGGTGCTGATCTGGGAACTGTCGGCCTGA
- a CDS encoding dihydrofolate reductase family protein gives MTQLLRVQNFNVSSDGIGAGEDQSFESPFGLADPERLFSWAGATASWPMRTDPGGSRGLDDYFTRDYARNIGAEIMGRNKFGPQRGPWNDHEWRGWWGDEPPFRTPVFVMTHHTRPSYTLSDTTFHFVDGDPATVLQQAREAAGGKDVRLGGGATTIRQFLDAGLVDTLHVAVSPVKLGSGVRLWESPDELLDRYHLEVVPSPSGVTHHLFWRK, from the coding sequence GTGACCCAGCTACTGAGAGTCCAGAACTTCAACGTTTCCAGTGACGGAATCGGGGCCGGTGAGGACCAGAGCTTCGAGAGCCCGTTCGGCCTTGCCGATCCGGAGAGACTGTTCTCCTGGGCCGGTGCCACGGCGAGCTGGCCCATGCGCACCGACCCCGGGGGGAGCCGGGGCCTCGACGACTACTTCACGCGGGACTACGCACGCAACATCGGCGCCGAGATCATGGGCCGCAACAAATTCGGGCCCCAGCGCGGGCCCTGGAACGACCACGAGTGGCGCGGCTGGTGGGGCGACGAGCCCCCGTTCCGCACCCCGGTGTTCGTCATGACCCACCACACACGTCCTTCGTACACACTGTCCGACACCACGTTCCACTTCGTCGACGGCGACCCGGCCACGGTCCTCCAACAGGCGCGGGAGGCGGCCGGGGGCAAGGACGTCCGGCTCGGCGGCGGAGCCACCACCATCCGGCAGTTCCTCGACGCGGGCCTCGTCGACACCCTGCATGTGGCGGTCTCGCCGGTGAAGCTCGGATCCGGAGTACGGCTCTGGGAGTCACCCGATGAGTTGCTCGACCGGTACCACCTGGAGGTGGTGCCCAGCCCGAGCGGCGTGACGCACCACCTGTTCTGGCGGAAGTGA
- a CDS encoding GNAT family N-acetyltransferase has product MADIVRAAASDVPALASVLASAYAEDPVWSWLMPHDRDRRLRLLFTAHLAQQVPAGRVWTDPDRTVAAVWAEPGKWKLPVSYLLRNAGTLLRAGRAQLPRTAMRLLALEHRHPAEPAHWYVEYIGTHADARGTGRGSQVLGGLLEQADADGRPVFLESSNRRNLTFYQRQGFTVREEMTFRAGPPMWSMWRRDMDR; this is encoded by the coding sequence ATGGCCGACATAGTCCGCGCCGCCGCCTCCGACGTCCCGGCGCTCGCCTCCGTACTCGCCAGTGCCTACGCCGAGGACCCCGTCTGGTCCTGGCTGATGCCGCACGACCGGGACCGGCGGCTGCGGCTGCTGTTCACCGCGCATCTGGCGCAGCAGGTCCCGGCGGGCCGGGTGTGGACCGATCCGGACCGCACGGTGGCGGCGGTGTGGGCGGAGCCCGGGAAGTGGAAGCTGCCGGTGAGCTATCTGCTGCGCAACGCGGGCACGCTCCTGCGGGCGGGCCGGGCCCAACTGCCCCGGACCGCAATGCGGTTGCTCGCGCTGGAGCACCGCCACCCGGCCGAGCCCGCGCACTGGTACGTCGAATACATCGGCACCCACGCGGACGCGCGCGGCACGGGGCGCGGATCGCAGGTGCTGGGCGGGCTGCTGGAGCAGGCGGACGCGGACGGGCGGCCGGTGTTCCTGGAGTCGAGCAACCGCCGCAACCTGACCTTCTACCAGCGGCAAGGCTTCACCGTGCGGGAGGAGATGACGTTCCGGGCCGGGCCGCCGATGTGGTCGATGTGGCGCCGGGACATGGACCGGTAG
- a CDS encoding DUF397 domain-containing protein translates to METSRDLKSARWRKSSYSGNTGGECVECTVTGGATWRKSSYSGNTGGDCVEVADGLPCAVPVRDSKNPDGPVLTVGADAWQSFVDGLR, encoded by the coding sequence ATGGAAACCAGTCGCGACCTGAAGAGCGCGCGGTGGCGTAAGTCGAGTTACAGCGGAAACACCGGCGGCGAATGCGTCGAGTGCACCGTCACCGGCGGCGCGACCTGGCGCAAGTCCAGCTACAGCGGAAACACCGGCGGCGACTGCGTCGAGGTGGCCGACGGCCTCCCCTGCGCCGTCCCCGTCCGCGACAGCAAGAACCCGGACGGCCCCGTCCTGACCGTCGGGGCCGACGCCTGGCAGAGCTTCGTGGACGGGCTTCGCTGA
- a CDS encoding helix-turn-helix domain-containing protein → MANIQTLDPSASPLDYYGWELRRQREAHNLKQGQLGDIIFCTGSLIGQIETTKKIPTRDFSERVDAALGTSGVFSRLVGLVLRSQLPTWFQPYADMEARAAYISTYQAQLVYGLLQTEEYARAVLATGMPDDLDGLLAARMERQRILERERPPLAWAILDEAVLHRPIGGHEVMRKQLARLLDYSDHRWMRIQVLPFEAGEHASLAGSFTTMRFDDDPDIVYTEDLIFGHMTANPETIRDAARRYAQLQAAALSVEASAALIARVMEERYGNQSRPEERAVA, encoded by the coding sequence GTGGCCAACATCCAGACTCTCGATCCCAGCGCTTCCCCGTTGGACTACTACGGCTGGGAGCTGCGCCGCCAGAGAGAGGCCCACAACCTCAAACAGGGGCAGCTCGGCGACATCATCTTCTGCACCGGCTCCCTGATCGGACAGATCGAGACGACAAAGAAGATCCCCACCCGCGACTTCTCCGAACGGGTGGACGCGGCACTCGGCACGAGCGGCGTGTTCTCGCGCCTCGTCGGCCTGGTCCTGCGCAGCCAGCTGCCGACCTGGTTCCAGCCGTACGCGGACATGGAGGCCCGCGCGGCATACATCTCCACGTACCAGGCACAGTTGGTGTACGGGCTGTTGCAGACGGAGGAGTACGCGCGGGCGGTGCTCGCCACCGGTATGCCGGACGATCTCGACGGGCTGCTGGCGGCCCGGATGGAACGCCAGCGCATCCTGGAGCGGGAACGGCCGCCGCTCGCCTGGGCCATTCTCGACGAGGCGGTGCTGCACCGGCCGATCGGTGGCCACGAGGTCATGCGGAAGCAACTCGCCCGCCTGTTGGACTACTCCGACCACCGCTGGATGCGGATCCAGGTGCTGCCCTTCGAGGCCGGTGAACACGCGAGCCTGGCTGGGTCGTTCACCACGATGCGCTTCGACGACGATCCGGACATCGTCTACACGGAGGACCTCATCTTCGGCCACATGACCGCCAACCCCGAGACCATCCGGGACGCCGCACGCCGTTACGCTCAATTGCAGGCTGCCGCCCTCTCCGTGGAGGCGTCGGCGGCATTGATCGCCCGCGTGATGGAGGAGCGTTATGGAAACCAGTCGCGACCTGAAGAGCGCGCGGTGGCGTAA